One Euphorbia lathyris chromosome 1, ddEupLath1.1, whole genome shotgun sequence DNA segment encodes these proteins:
- the LOC136208401 gene encoding exocyst complex component EXO70E2-like yields MGDCGYVIPELEREEDLIAAAKHISIIHENVNEVEGITEIEKQLNVVQEKIMSWETDQSMIWDSSLDEATQYLNAADEARKFVEKLEALSSNNKDCREKELLQRSHDILQIAMTRLEEEFKHILLRNRQPFEPERVSFRSSAEDTIDFSSVISLGDNSVEKSINRDSVSRNSEEFIIDLVHPEVISDLRCIANLMFISKYGHECSQAYISVRRDALDECLFILEMEKLSIEDVLKLEWRSLNSKIKRWVRAMKMFVRVYLASEKYLIEQIFGDLGTVNLVCFAEALKGSILQLLIFGDAISMGPHKPEKLFPIFDMYEVLADLFPDIDSLYSDDAGFCVRTDCREVLKRLGDSVKTAFRGGRRIKLRGGGKTLTIFLGWLDRASGDFDGGQNPSPISHAVGPPLTAFHEFEMSIATSVSLNPFPGGGIHHLTRYVMNYINTLADYRETLNFLLRDENGEDPVLLSPDMSPPTEEENRNDVSPIARHFRSVASILKCNLDDKAKLYKDPSLQSIFLMNNIHYMTQKIKNSVLRHIFGDDWIRKHNRKLQQHAMNYERATWSSVLAPLKVDGNHNSDSVWKSSLKKRFRNFNLDFEEVYRTQTAWIIPDQQLREELQILSVKVIQAYRAFVGRYNYFISEEHIKHSADDLEMFLDDLFQGCQKSLQNPHRR; encoded by the coding sequence ATGGGGGATTGTGGCTATGTGATTCCTGAACTGGAACGAGAAGAAGACTTGATTGCTGCTGCAAAACACATAAGTATAATCCATGAAAACGTGAACGAGGTTGAGGGAATAACTGAGATTGAAAAGCAGCTAAATGTTGTTCAGGAGAAGATTATGAGTTGGGAAACGGATCAGTCTATGATTTGGGATTCAAGTCTTGATGAAGCTACTCAATATCTAAATGCAGCTGATGAAGCAAGAAAGTTTGTGGAAAAATTGGAGGCATTGTCTTCGAATAATAAGGATTGCAGGGAAAAGGAACTGTTGCAGAGGTCTCATGACATCCTTCAAATTGCAATGACAAGGCTTGAGGAAGAGTTTAAGCACATTCTTCTCCGAAACAGACAACCTTTTGAGCCAGAACGGGTGTCTTTCCGTTCTAGTGCAGAGGATACTATAGATTTCAGCTCAGTAATCTCTCTTGGGGATAACTCGGTTGAGAAATCAATTAATAGAGATAGTGTTAGCAGAAATTCAGAGGAATTCATCATTGATTTGGTTCATCCAGAAGTAATTTCTGATCTTAGATGCATTGCAAATTTAATGTTCATCTCCAAGTACGGCCACGAATGCTCTCAGGCCTATATTAGTGTGAGAAGAGATGCCTTGGATGAGTGTCTCTTTATCCTTGAAATGGAGAAACTGAGCATTGAGGATGTGCTGAAATTGGAATGGAGAAGCTTGAATTCCAAGATCAAAAGGTGGGTAAGAGCTATGAAGATGTTCGTGCGGGTGTATCTTGCTAGCGAGAAATATCTCATCGAACAAATTTTTGGAGACCTTGGAACAGTTAATCTGGTTTGTTTTGCTGAGGCTTTAAAGGGTTCAATTTTACAGCTATTGATTTTTGGCGATGCTATATCTATGGGACCTCACAAACCAGAGAAGCTATTTCCTATTTTTGATATGTATGAGGTTCTTGCAGATCTTTTTCCAGATATAGACTCTTTATACTCGGATGATGCTGGGTTTTGTGTTAGAACTGACTGTCGTGAGGTTCTAAAGCGATTGGGGGACTCTGTTAAGACTGCATTTAGGGGCGGGCGCAGGATAAAGTTACGGGGCGGGGGAAAAACTTTAACAATTTTCCTGGGCTGGCTTGATAGGGCTTCTGGGGATTTTGACGGGGGCCAAAATCCTTCCCCCATAAGCCATGCTGTCGGTCCGCCCCTGACTGCATTCCACGAATTCGAGATGTCCATCGCAACAAGTGTGTCGTTAAATCCTTTCCCGGGAGGTGGAATTCACCATCTGACTCGGTATGTCATGAACTATATCAACACACTTGCAGACTATCGCGAGACCCTTAATTTTCTACTCAGGGATGAAAATGGAGAGGATCCTGTTTTGTTGTCCCCGGACATGAGTCCACCTACAGAAGAAGAAAACAGAAATGATGTTTCCCCAATCGCTCGCCACTTTCGATCAGTTGCTTCGATTCTGAAGTGCAACCTTGATGATAAGGCCAAGTTATACAAAGATCCTTCCTTGCAGAGCATTTTTTTGATGAACAACATACATTATATGACTCAAAAGATAAAGAATTCGGTGCTTAGGCATATATTTGGGGATGACTGGATACGAAAGCACAACCGGAAACTCCAACAGCACGCAATGAACTATGAAAGAGCTACTTGGAGTTCAGTTCTAGCTCCGTTGAAGGTTGACGGAAATCACAACTCGGATTCTGTCTGGAAATCCTCTCTCAAGAAGAGGTTTCGAAACTTTAACCTTGATTTCGAGGAGGTTTATCGGACTCAGACAGCATGGATAATACCTGACCAGCAGCTTCGGGAAGAGTTGCAGATATTGTCTGTTAAGGTGATCCAGGCGTATCGAGCATTCGTTGGAAGATATAACTATTTCATAAGTGAAGAGCATATAAAACACAGTGCAGATGATTTAGAGATGTTTTTGGATGATCTGTTCCAGGGTTGTCAAAAATCATTGCAGAATCCTCACAGGAGATGA